A genomic window from Nicotiana sylvestris chromosome 11, ASM39365v2, whole genome shotgun sequence includes:
- the LOC138881978 gene encoding protein MAINTENANCE OF MERISTEMS-like produces the protein MENIFQESIFNGKCLASYQIHLWNVLKIVDHVENLSLWEVSNVVLVDRLQGIGFENLAKIFNLRPSRHEHLTKLISALVHFYDADKRCFLFNGLDFFFGLEDILKISGLPIDGKSVIGQDGKDEKFDEKYLGVTKEYLGVTNGKGIDLKTGGICLRSLGRKYGNSDCLNSQYIRVYVLYIIVSVIAPRTKFAVPGYFLALLDDVDKIEDYAWGAAMLAYLHKGLESAKK, from the exons ATGGAAAACATTTTTCAGGAAAGCATTTTCAATGGAAAATGTCTTGCATCATACCAAATACACCT CTGGAATGTCCTCAAGATTGTAGATCATGTAGAGAATCTATCCTTGTGGGAAGTGTCTAATGTTGTCCTTGTCGACCGGTTACAAGGAATCGGTTTTGAAAATTTAGCTAAGATTTTTAATTTAAGACCTTCGCGACATGAGCATCTAACCAAACTGATAAGTGCGTTGGTTCATTTCTATGACGCTGATAAAAGATGTTTTCTGTTTAATGGTTTGGACTTCTTTTTCGGCTTAGAAGATATACTGAAGATATCTGGGTTGCCTATAGATGGTAAATCGGTTATTGGACAAGATGGAAAAGATGAAAAGTTTGATGAAAAATATTTAGGAGTGACAAAAGAATATTTAGGAGTAACAAACGGAAAAGGTATAGACTTAAAAACTGGAGGGATTTGTCTTAGGTCCCTTGGGAGAAAATATGGGAACTCTGATTGTCTAAATAGTCAATATATCAGAGTGTATGTACTGTACATAATAGTGTCTGTAATAGCTCCTAGAACCAAATTTGCCGTTCCTGGATATTTTCTGGCTCTCTTGGATGATGTTGATAAAATTGAAGACTATGCATGGGGAGCAGCCATGTTAGCGTACCTCCACAAGGGTCTAGAAAGTGCCAAAAAATGA